In the Peromyscus maniculatus bairdii isolate BWxNUB_F1_BW_parent chromosome 20, HU_Pman_BW_mat_3.1, whole genome shotgun sequence genome, one interval contains:
- the Ankrd54 gene encoding ankyrin repeat domain-containing protein 54 encodes MAATGGGADDESRSGRSSSDGECAVAPEPLAEAGGLFSFADLGAALGGGAGLPGRAAGRAPSPLRYLQVLWQQDAEPRDELRCKIPTGRLRRAARPHRRLGPTGKEVHALKRLRDSANANDVETVQQLLEDGADPCAADDKGRTALHFASCNGNDQIVQLLLDHGADPNQQDGLGNTPLHLAACTNHVPVITTLLRGGARVDALDRAGRTPLHLAKSKLNILQEGHSQCLEAVRLEVKQIIHMLREYLERLGRHEQRERLDDLCTRLQMTSTKEQVDEVTDLLASFTSLSLQMQSMEKRC; translated from the exons ATGGCAGCCACCGGCGGGGGCGCGGATGACGAGTCCCGATCGGGCCGCTCGAGCTCCGACGGCGAGTGCGCTGTGGCGCCGGAGCCGCTGGCGGAAGCCGGAGGCCTGTTCTCCTTCGCAGACCTAGGCGCTGCGCTGGGCGGCGGCGCAGGCCTCCCGGGCCGGGCAGCCGGCCGGGCCCCGTCCCCGCTGCGCTACCTCCAGGTCCTGTGGCAGCAGGACGCCGAGCCCCGCGACGAACTGCGCTGCAAGATCCCCACCGGGCGGCTGAGGCGCGCCGCCAGGCCCCACCGCCGGCTCGGGCCCACCGGCAAGGAGGTTCACG ctctgaaGAGGCTGAGGGACTCGGCCAATGCCAATGATGTAGAAACAG TGCAGCAGCTGCTGGAGGACGGGGCAGACCCCTGCGCCGCTGACGACAAGGGCCGCACGGCCCTCCATTTTGCCTCCTGCAATGGCAATGACCAGATTG TGCAGCTTCTCCTGGACCATGGGGCTGACCCCAACCAACAGGATGGCCTGGGCAACACACCACTGCACCTGG CGGCGTGCACCAACCATGTGCCTGTCATCACCACACTGCTTCGAGGAG GGGCCCGTGTGGATGCCCTGGACAGAGCTGGCCGCACGCCCCTACACCTGGCCAAGTCAAAGCTGAACATCCTACAGGAAGGTCATTCCCAGTGCCTGGAGGCCGTCCGGCTGGAGGTGAAGCAG ATCATCCACATGCTACGGGAGTACCTGGAGCGCCTGGGGCGGCATGAACAGCGGGAACGGCTGGATGACCTCTGTACCCGTCTCCAGATGACAAGTACCAAAGAGCAG